A genome region from Microcella alkaliphila includes the following:
- the dusB gene encoding tRNA dihydrouridine synthase DusB has product MSSLTVPAPPLSIGPLPLSVPVVLAPMAGITNTAFRRLCREYGAGLYVSEMITSRALVERTPVSMRLIRHHESETTRSIQLYSVDPVTAGEAARFLVGEGLADHIDMNFGCPVPKVTRKGGGAALPWKLTHFRRIVEETVKAAGDIPVTVKMRKGIDADHLTYLEAAKAAEGAGVSAVALHARTAADFYSGTADWDAIGTLKETITSIPVLGNGDIWSADDALRMVEQSGCDGIVVGRGCLGRPWLFGDLAAAFRGEKRKATPTLGEVGDALRRHAELLVEFFDGDEQRGCRDIRKHVAWYFKGYPVGGELRARMARTESLQHLDDMLGELDRDAPYPGEAAEGQRGRAGTPKKPALPDRWLESRELSEASRAEVSAAELHNSGG; this is encoded by the coding sequence ATGTCGTCTCTCACCGTTCCCGCCCCGCCGCTGAGCATCGGCCCGTTGCCGCTCAGCGTGCCGGTCGTGCTCGCACCGATGGCGGGCATCACGAACACGGCGTTCCGCCGGCTGTGTCGCGAGTACGGCGCCGGCCTATACGTGAGCGAGATGATCACGAGCCGCGCCCTCGTTGAGCGCACGCCGGTGAGCATGCGGCTGATCCGCCACCACGAGAGCGAGACGACCCGCAGCATTCAGCTGTACAGCGTCGACCCGGTGACGGCGGGCGAGGCGGCTCGCTTCTTGGTGGGCGAGGGTCTCGCCGACCACATCGACATGAATTTCGGATGCCCCGTGCCGAAGGTCACTCGCAAGGGCGGGGGAGCGGCCCTCCCGTGGAAGCTCACTCACTTCCGGCGCATCGTCGAGGAGACCGTGAAGGCGGCGGGCGACATTCCCGTCACGGTGAAGATGCGCAAGGGCATCGACGCCGACCACCTCACCTACTTGGAGGCGGCGAAGGCGGCTGAGGGTGCCGGTGTCAGCGCCGTCGCGCTGCACGCCCGCACGGCCGCCGACTTCTATTCGGGCACTGCTGACTGGGATGCGATCGGCACTCTGAAGGAAACGATCACGAGCATTCCGGTCCTCGGCAACGGCGACATTTGGAGCGCCGACGATGCCCTGCGCATGGTCGAGCAGTCAGGCTGTGACGGCATCGTGGTGGGCCGCGGCTGCCTCGGCCGCCCCTGGCTGTTCGGCGACCTCGCTGCCGCGTTCCGGGGCGAGAAGCGCAAGGCGACGCCGACGCTCGGCGAGGTGGGCGATGCTTTGCGCCGCCACGCCGAACTGCTGGTCGAGTTTTTCGACGGCGACGAGCAGCGCGGTTGCCGCGACATTCGCAAGCATGTCGCCTGGTATTTCAAGGGGTACCCGGTGGGAGGCGAGTTGCGCGCGCGCATGGCCCGCACCGAGAGCCTGCAGCATCTGGACGACATGCTCGGCGAGCTCGACCGCGACGCCCCGTACCCGGGCGAGGCTGCCGAGGGCCAGCGCGGACGCGCTGGTACCCCGAAGAAGCCCGCCCTGCCCGACCGTTGGCTCGAGAGCCGCGAGCTCAGTGAGG
- a CDS encoding aminoacyl-tRNA deacylase, which translates to MSNPADGAARVDSAVAALGLSVDIVERGDARSLEEAAANVGVEPSQVVKTLVLKKSDDTFVFALVPGGRALSWPKIRAVLGVNKVQMPRPEQALAATGFERGTIVPLGSATAWPVIADQTISGRVALGAGRPGHSLLTEAEPLLHALDATVADISDPE; encoded by the coding sequence ATGTCGAACCCTGCCGACGGCGCCGCGCGCGTCGACTCCGCCGTGGCCGCGCTCGGCCTCAGCGTCGACATCGTGGAGCGAGGCGACGCGCGGTCGCTCGAAGAAGCCGCCGCGAACGTAGGGGTCGAGCCGTCGCAGGTCGTCAAGACGCTCGTGCTGAAGAAAAGCGATGACACGTTTGTGTTCGCACTCGTGCCGGGAGGGCGAGCGCTGTCGTGGCCGAAGATCCGCGCGGTGCTCGGCGTCAACAAAGTGCAGATGCCGCGGCCCGAACAGGCGCTCGCGGCCACCGGGTTCGAACGGGGAACGATCGTGCCGCTCGGCTCAGCCACCGCGTGGCCGGTCATCGCCGACCAGACGATCTCGGGCCGCGTCGCCCTCGGCGCCGGGCGCCCCGGCCACAGCCTGCTCACGGAAGCCGAGCCGCTGCTGCACGCCCTCGACGCCACCGTCGCCGACATCAGCGACCCCGAGTAG
- a CDS encoding DsbA family oxidoreductase translates to MSNVVDVQIWSDVQCPWCYIGKRKFEAAVEQFRLEGGDVKVTYRSFELAPDTPVDFEGTPIDYLSERKGISPEQAQQMVDRVSHIAASVGLEYHYDRIQQTNTVLAHELLHFAKVHGKQSELKERLLLAYFTEGRHVGRADELADLAAEVGLDRDAAAAALAEHTYLPHVKADMAQAVAYGIQGVPFFVLNDAYGVSGAQEAASFLAALQQAAADAERARVHGARGGDA, encoded by the coding sequence GTGAGCAACGTAGTCGACGTTCAGATCTGGTCAGACGTTCAGTGCCCGTGGTGCTACATCGGTAAGCGGAAGTTTGAAGCCGCGGTCGAACAGTTCCGCCTCGAAGGCGGCGACGTGAAAGTGACCTACCGCAGCTTCGAGTTGGCGCCCGACACCCCTGTCGACTTTGAGGGCACCCCCATCGACTACTTGAGCGAGCGCAAGGGCATCAGCCCCGAGCAGGCACAGCAGATGGTCGACCGCGTAAGCCACATCGCCGCGAGTGTCGGTCTCGAGTACCACTATGACCGCATCCAGCAAACGAACACCGTTCTTGCGCACGAGCTGTTGCACTTCGCGAAGGTTCACGGGAAACAGTCCGAGCTGAAGGAGCGCCTGCTTCTCGCCTATTTCACCGAGGGTCGTCATGTCGGTCGCGCCGACGAGCTGGCCGACCTCGCTGCAGAGGTCGGCCTCGACCGTGACGCGGCGGCGGCCGCTCTCGCCGAACACACGTACCTTCCCCACGTGAAGGCCGATATGGCCCAGGCCGTGGCATACGGCATCCAGGGTGTTCCGTTCTTCGTCCTCAATGACGCGTATGGGGTGTCGGGCGCGCAGGAGGCTGCATCGTTCCTCGCTGCCCTCCAGCAGGCCGCGGCCGACGCCGAGCGGGCGAGGGTGCACGGCGCGCGGGGTGGCGACGCGTGA
- a CDS encoding glycyl-tRNA synthetase, which produces MFQTLITDITNAGGAAGRAYLVSLGHDDRELAAAVHLGAVVRPRRGWYAVWRDDDPRTHALRVGGRLTGLSAIAAMGGWVRRRSRMHVAVPVNASRLRCPHRRRVSFARSPRRSQVVLHWTRERHDRDRSSGLVGVREALEVVLATEPFEDAVAAVDWARRAGLIDQIDAHQLIHRVPARARAVVDASSERCHSLPESLARTRLTRLGLRVTEQVALPNDPSPIDLVIEDTVGLEVDGEEFHRERFTRDRSKDLAITITGLHAIRPAASQVFDDWPRVEAAVLTALAARGLAAPLGSTAPANNSGQRPRYRRPTRANPRSSSPQPRARAR; this is translated from the coding sequence ATGTTCCAGACGTTGATCACTGACATCACAAATGCCGGGGGCGCCGCGGGTCGCGCGTACCTCGTGAGCCTCGGCCACGACGATCGCGAGCTCGCCGCCGCCGTGCACCTCGGTGCCGTCGTGCGCCCCCGACGCGGCTGGTACGCCGTGTGGCGCGACGACGACCCGCGCACGCACGCGCTGCGTGTCGGCGGCCGGCTCACCGGCCTCTCGGCCATCGCGGCGATGGGCGGTTGGGTGCGTCGTCGAAGCAGGATGCACGTGGCCGTGCCCGTCAACGCCTCGCGTTTGCGCTGTCCCCACCGCCGCAGGGTTTCCTTCGCTCGTTCGCCGCGTCGCTCGCAGGTGGTGCTGCACTGGACCCGTGAACGTCACGATCGCGACCGGTCGTCGGGTCTCGTCGGGGTGCGGGAGGCGCTCGAGGTCGTGCTCGCCACGGAGCCGTTCGAAGATGCCGTTGCTGCGGTTGACTGGGCACGCCGAGCCGGGCTCATCGACCAGATCGATGCCCATCAGCTCATCCACCGGGTGCCCGCCCGTGCTCGTGCAGTGGTTGACGCATCGAGCGAGAGGTGTCACTCTCTGCCCGAAAGTCTCGCCCGCACTCGGCTTACCAGACTGGGGCTGCGGGTCACGGAGCAGGTGGCGCTCCCCAACGATCCGAGCCCGATTGATCTCGTCATAGAAGACACCGTCGGGCTCGAGGTCGACGGTGAAGAGTTCCACCGGGAGCGGTTCACCCGTGACCGCAGCAAGGACCTCGCGATCACGATCACTGGACTGCACGCGATACGCCCCGCGGCAAGCCAGGTGTTCGACGACTGGCCGCGCGTGGAGGCCGCGGTCCTCACTGCCCTCGCCGCCCGCGGCCTCGCCGCACCGCTCGGCTCGACTGCGCCCGCCAACAACTCAGGACAACGGCCTCGGTATCGGCGTCCAACACGGGCAAACCCGCGCTCCTCAAGCCCTCAGCCGCGGGCGCGGGCCCGCTAG
- a CDS encoding glycine--tRNA ligase, with the protein MAASTHLDSVIALAKRRGFVFQAGEIYGGSRSAWDYGPLGVELKENIKRQWWKTMVQSRHDVVGLDSSVILPKRVWEASGHVDVFSDPLVECLQCHKRYRADHLEEEYEEKKGRAPENGLADIACANCGTRGQWSEPREFSGLLKTFLGPVDDESGLHYLRPETAQGIFVNFVNVLNASRMKPPFGIGQIGKSFRNEITPGNFIFRTREFEQMEMEFFVEPGTDEEWHQYWIDASEAWFTGLGIDPANIRQYEHPQEKLSHYSKRTVDLEYRFGFTGSEWGELMGVANRTDFDLSTHAQASGQDLSYFDQAKNERWTPYVIEPAFGLTRALMAFLLDAYAEDEAPNTKGGVDKRTVLRLDRRLAPVKAAVLPLSRNERLSPAARELADTLRQHWNVDFDDAGAIGRRYRRQDEIGTPFCITVDFDTLDDQAVTVRERDSMEQQRIPLEGVEKFLAGELLGA; encoded by the coding sequence GTGGCAGCATCCACTCACCTCGATTCCGTCATCGCGCTCGCGAAGCGGCGCGGCTTCGTCTTCCAGGCGGGCGAAATCTACGGCGGGTCGCGGTCGGCGTGGGACTACGGCCCCCTCGGCGTCGAGCTGAAAGAGAACATCAAGCGCCAGTGGTGGAAGACCATGGTGCAGTCACGCCACGACGTCGTCGGGCTCGACTCGAGCGTCATCCTGCCGAAGCGGGTATGGGAGGCCTCCGGGCACGTCGACGTGTTCAGCGACCCGCTCGTCGAGTGTTTGCAGTGCCACAAGCGGTATCGGGCCGACCACCTCGAGGAGGAATACGAGGAGAAGAAGGGGCGTGCGCCCGAGAATGGGCTCGCCGACATCGCCTGCGCGAACTGCGGCACCCGGGGTCAGTGGAGCGAGCCGCGTGAGTTTTCGGGACTGCTGAAGACGTTCCTGGGGCCGGTCGACGACGAGTCGGGGCTGCACTACCTGCGGCCCGAGACGGCGCAGGGCATCTTCGTGAACTTCGTCAACGTGCTGAACGCCTCGCGCATGAAGCCGCCGTTCGGCATCGGGCAGATCGGCAAGTCCTTCCGCAACGAGATCACGCCCGGAAACTTCATCTTCCGCACCCGCGAGTTCGAGCAGATGGAGATGGAGTTCTTCGTCGAGCCGGGCACCGACGAAGAGTGGCACCAGTACTGGATCGACGCCTCGGAGGCGTGGTTCACGGGGCTCGGGATCGACCCGGCGAACATCCGGCAGTACGAGCACCCGCAAGAGAAGCTGTCGCACTACTCGAAGCGCACCGTCGACCTCGAGTACCGCTTCGGCTTCACCGGCAGCGAATGGGGCGAACTCATGGGCGTCGCCAACCGCACCGACTTCGACCTGTCGACCCACGCGCAGGCGTCTGGCCAAGACCTGTCGTACTTCGACCAGGCGAAGAACGAGCGCTGGACCCCGTACGTCATCGAGCCGGCGTTCGGCCTGACCCGCGCGCTGATGGCGTTCCTGCTCGACGCGTACGCCGAAGACGAGGCGCCCAACACGAAGGGCGGAGTCGACAAGCGCACCGTACTGCGCCTCGACCGACGCCTCGCTCCCGTCAAGGCCGCGGTGCTGCCGCTGTCGCGCAACGAACGCCTCTCGCCGGCGGCGCGAGAGCTCGCCGACACGCTGCGCCAGCACTGGAATGTCGACTTTGACGACGCCGGCGCCATCGGCCGCCGCTACCGCCGCCAGGATGAGATCGGCACGCCCTTCTGCATCACCGTCGACTTCGACACCCTCGACGACCAGGCCGTGACCGTGCGCGAGCGCGACAGCATGGAGCAGCAGCGCATCCCGCTGGAGGGCGTCGAGAAGTTCCTGGCCGGCGAGCTGCTCGGAGCGTAG
- a CDS encoding aminotransferase class V-fold PLP-dependent enzyme — protein sequence MSLDDARARFGPNAAGYLGTAALGLPTRETVAAMTADLDVWFAGDRGAPDYDRVVDACRAAYARLVRVPVANVAAVAQVSAAVSVIAADLAPGSEVIVVEGDFSSMVFPFLTRGDLVVRHVPVAQVADAVREGTALVSYSLVQSATGERADASAIREAAARVGARTLCDVTQAAGVMPVDASVADATVCHPYKWLCSPRGVAFLTISDDWMHTLRPIQAGWYAGDQVWQSAYGPEMRLAPNARRFDVSPAWPAWVGAEPALELFAALDDAELWRHAVGLGDAYCETIEHEPLGQAIVSIPDPDGRMLAAALEDGLRITGRAGRLRASFHLYNTLDDVERLARIVRDQAAPRIL from the coding sequence ATGTCTCTCGACGACGCCCGCGCACGTTTCGGACCGAACGCCGCCGGGTATTTGGGGACGGCTGCCCTCGGCCTGCCCACGCGCGAGACCGTCGCGGCGATGACCGCCGACCTCGACGTGTGGTTCGCCGGCGATCGCGGCGCCCCCGACTACGACCGCGTCGTGGATGCATGCCGCGCGGCGTATGCGCGGCTCGTGCGGGTGCCGGTCGCGAACGTGGCGGCCGTCGCGCAGGTCAGCGCCGCCGTCAGTGTGATCGCGGCAGATCTCGCCCCTGGTTCCGAGGTGATTGTCGTCGAGGGCGACTTCTCGTCGATGGTGTTCCCGTTTCTCACCCGCGGCGACCTGGTGGTGCGGCATGTTCCGGTCGCGCAGGTCGCCGACGCGGTACGAGAGGGCACGGCGCTCGTGTCGTATTCGCTCGTGCAGTCGGCGACGGGGGAGCGCGCCGATGCCTCCGCGATCCGCGAGGCTGCCGCGCGGGTCGGCGCGCGCACACTCTGCGACGTCACGCAGGCCGCGGGCGTCATGCCCGTCGACGCGTCGGTCGCGGACGCCACCGTGTGTCACCCCTACAAGTGGCTGTGCTCGCCGCGCGGTGTCGCGTTCCTCACGATCTCCGACGACTGGATGCACACCCTCCGCCCCATCCAGGCCGGCTGGTACGCCGGAGACCAGGTCTGGCAGTCCGCGTACGGGCCCGAAATGCGCCTCGCCCCGAATGCGCGCCGCTTCGACGTCAGCCCCGCGTGGCCGGCCTGGGTCGGGGCCGAGCCCGCCCTCGAGCTCTTCGCCGCGCTCGACGACGCCGAACTGTGGCGCCACGCCGTGGGGCTCGGCGACGCGTACTGCGAGACCATCGAGCACGAACCGCTGGGCCAGGCGATCGTTTCCATCCCTGACCCCGACGGCAGGATGCTCGCCGCCGCCCTCGAGGACGGCCTCCGCATCACCGGCCGCGCCGGCCGGCTCCGCGCGTCCTTCCACCTCTACAACACGCTCGACGACGTGGAGCGGCTGGCACGGATCGTACGCGACCAGGCCGCCCCGCGCATCCTGTGA
- a CDS encoding isoprenyl transferase: protein MSRREQPEPLRPLDWTGEHPPSIPAKVVPAHVAIVMDGNGRWANQRGLTRVEGHRAGEASLLDVVAGAIQVGVTHLSVYAFSTENWSRSPDEVRFLMGFNREVLRRRRDQLDAWNVRIRWAGRRPRLWRSVISELEEAQARTADNTGLTLTMCVNYGGRVELVDAVRALAADVKAGRLSPERITERTIAKHLYEPDQPDVDLFVRSSGEQRTSNFLLWQSAYAEMVFLNTLWPDFRRHHLWDAIEQYAGRDRRFGGAVDAPTTPPAQPPAS from the coding sequence ATGTCGCGTCGCGAGCAGCCCGAGCCGCTGCGTCCGCTCGACTGGACGGGCGAGCATCCACCGTCGATCCCGGCGAAGGTGGTTCCCGCCCACGTCGCGATCGTGATGGACGGCAACGGCCGCTGGGCAAACCAGCGCGGGCTCACCCGCGTCGAGGGTCACCGCGCCGGCGAGGCGAGCCTGCTCGACGTCGTCGCGGGTGCCATCCAGGTCGGCGTGACGCACCTGAGTGTGTACGCCTTCAGTACCGAGAATTGGAGCCGCAGCCCCGACGAGGTGCGCTTCCTCATGGGCTTCAACCGCGAGGTGTTGCGCCGCCGCCGCGACCAGCTCGACGCGTGGAACGTGCGCATCCGCTGGGCCGGCCGTCGCCCGCGTCTGTGGCGCAGCGTGATTAGCGAGCTCGAGGAAGCGCAGGCCCGCACCGCTGACAACACGGGGCTCACCCTCACGATGTGTGTGAACTACGGCGGGCGCGTCGAGCTCGTCGACGCCGTACGTGCCCTCGCCGCCGACGTCAAGGCTGGGCGCCTGAGCCCCGAGCGCATCACCGAGCGCACGATCGCGAAGCACCTGTACGAGCCCGACCAGCCCGACGTCGACCTGTTCGTCCGATCGAGCGGCGAGCAGCGCACGAGCAACTTCCTGCTGTGGCAGAGCGCGTACGCCGAGATGGTGTTCCTCAACACGCTGTGGCCCGACTTCCGCCGCCACCACCTGTGGGACGCGATCGAGCAGTACGCGGGCCGCGATCGCCGGTTCGGCGGTGCCGTGGATGCTCCCACCACGCCGCCGGCGCAGCCGCCCGCCTCGTAG
- the recO gene encoding DNA repair protein RecO — protein MPTYRDEAVVLRTHKLGEADRIVTMLGRQHGKIRAVAKGVRRTGSRFGSRLEPFMVADLQLYRGRSLDIVQQAVTLGAYGADISSDYGRYTAASAMVETADKVTGDDGGGLQQYLLLVGGLRSLARGEHDPSLTLDSYLLRTLSIAGWAPTFGDCAVTGAPGPHRAFVVQLGGMVADEVAPPGAPRVDDDTRALLSALLTGDWMLADASDERTRNKASGLIAAYTQFHLERGLRSLPHVDRAARESRAPAAAPTDPTPAAPAASSAHAEEVV, from the coding sequence GTGCCCACCTACCGTGACGAAGCCGTCGTGCTGCGCACCCACAAGCTGGGTGAGGCTGACCGCATCGTGACGATGCTCGGCCGGCAGCACGGCAAGATCCGCGCGGTGGCGAAGGGCGTGCGCCGCACGGGCAGCCGTTTCGGCAGTCGGCTCGAACCGTTCATGGTCGCCGACCTGCAGCTGTACCGCGGCCGCAGCCTCGACATCGTGCAGCAGGCGGTGACTCTCGGCGCTTACGGGGCCGACATCTCGAGCGACTACGGCCGGTACACGGCGGCGAGCGCCATGGTCGAGACGGCCGACAAGGTGACGGGCGACGACGGCGGAGGCCTCCAGCAGTACCTCTTGCTCGTGGGAGGCCTGCGCTCCCTCGCCCGCGGCGAGCACGACCCGTCGCTCACTCTCGACTCGTACCTGCTGCGTACCCTGTCGATCGCCGGCTGGGCGCCGACGTTCGGCGACTGCGCCGTCACCGGTGCCCCCGGACCGCACCGCGCTTTCGTCGTTCAGCTGGGCGGCATGGTCGCCGACGAGGTCGCCCCGCCGGGCGCTCCCCGCGTCGACGACGACACGCGCGCCCTCTTGAGCGCGCTGCTCACCGGCGATTGGATGCTCGCTGACGCTTCCGACGAACGCACCCGCAACAAGGCGAGCGGCCTGATCGCCGCCTACACGCAGTTTCACCTGGAACGCGGTTTGCGTTCGCTCCCGCACGTCGACCGCGCGGCGCGCGAATCCCGCGCGCCGGCGGCAGCTCCCACCGACCCCACCCCGGCCGCCCCGGCTGCCTCATCCGCCCACGCCGAGGAGGTCGTCTGA
- a CDS encoding cysteine desulfurase family protein, with translation MTLIDLDQSATTAVRREVLEAMWPYLTGAYGNASSRHALGRHAADGLAAARETVARLAGVRPAQIVFTSGGTESDNLAVIGLTLGAIAAGRGRHIVVSAIEHEAVRASADYLARWHDIEVSVLPVNNSGLVDAGALEAVVRHDTALVSVQHANNEVGSLQPVQQLGELARAVGARFHVDAVQTAGWVSLDASVSPELSTADAITVSAHKLGGPKGVGALVLRTNAPLEPVIHGGGQERDRRSGTENVAGAIGFARALELAAAEHDPTTVARVSADRDAFIHAVTNSVPGAHLTGHPTLRLPAHASFVVPGIGGEPLLVALDDAGVLASSGSACAAGRDEPSPVLLAMGFDADTARTAIRFTWGVSTTQDELTRAAHLLANSAASLRA, from the coding sequence GTGACCCTCATCGATCTCGATCAGTCGGCGACCACGGCCGTGCGGCGCGAGGTGCTGGAGGCCATGTGGCCATACCTGACCGGTGCCTACGGCAATGCGTCGAGCCGACACGCCCTCGGTCGGCACGCGGCTGACGGTCTCGCTGCCGCGCGCGAGACCGTCGCACGGCTCGCAGGTGTTCGGCCCGCTCAGATCGTGTTCACGAGCGGTGGTACGGAGTCCGACAACCTGGCCGTCATCGGCCTGACCCTGGGCGCGATCGCAGCTGGCCGCGGACGGCACATCGTGGTATCGGCGATCGAGCACGAAGCGGTGCGGGCCTCGGCGGACTACCTGGCGCGCTGGCACGACATTGAGGTCAGTGTGCTGCCCGTCAACAACTCAGGACTAGTGGATGCTGGGGCACTCGAGGCTGTCGTGCGTCACGACACCGCACTGGTGAGCGTGCAGCACGCCAATAACGAGGTGGGATCGCTGCAACCCGTGCAGCAGCTGGGCGAGTTGGCTCGCGCGGTCGGCGCCCGCTTCCACGTGGACGCGGTGCAGACCGCAGGCTGGGTGTCGCTCGACGCGAGCGTTAGTCCTGAGTTGTCGACAGCCGACGCGATCACTGTCTCGGCCCACAAGCTCGGCGGGCCCAAGGGCGTGGGCGCCCTCGTCCTGCGCACCAACGCCCCGCTCGAGCCGGTCATCCACGGCGGGGGCCAGGAGCGCGACCGCCGCAGCGGAACCGAGAATGTCGCCGGAGCCATCGGCTTCGCTCGAGCGCTGGAGCTCGCCGCCGCAGAACACGACCCCACAACCGTCGCGAGGGTGAGCGCGGATCGCGATGCGTTCATCCACGCGGTCACGAACTCCGTGCCCGGCGCACATCTCACCGGGCACCCCACGTTGCGCCTGCCCGCGCACGCGTCGTTCGTCGTGCCCGGGATCGGCGGCGAGCCGCTGCTCGTGGCACTCGACGACGCCGGGGTGCTCGCGTCGAGCGGTTCCGCGTGTGCCGCTGGCCGTGACGAGCCGTCACCGGTGCTGCTCGCGATGGGGTTCGATGCCGACACGGCGCGGACGGCAATCCGCTTCACCTGGGGTGTGTCAACAACTCAGGACGAGCTCACTCGCGCCGCACACCTTCTCGCCAATTCTGCTGCCTCTCTGCGCGCCTAG
- the nadC gene encoding carboxylating nicotinate-nucleotide diphosphorylase — MGHVQAPSRAIAGLVARALAEDAPWGDVSGEASIPATATARAELVSRAEGVLAGSECIVEAFRQADPEAGIVMHRADGDRLTPGASIATITGNARAILRAERIALNFAQRLSGIATLTARYVDAVAGTGARIADTRKTTPGLRMLERAAVRAGGAHNHRFSLSDAVMLKDNHLAVLAQQGLDLTEAIRAVRARIPHTMHLEVEVDRLDQLPAVLEAGPDTIMLDNFSLDDLRAGIALIDRRAIVEASGGVTLDTVRAIAETGVDVISVGELTHSAPSLDLGLDFAPDGAASEG; from the coding sequence ATGGGTCACGTTCAGGCACCATCGCGGGCGATTGCCGGTCTGGTCGCTCGCGCCCTTGCCGAAGACGCACCCTGGGGTGACGTGTCGGGCGAGGCGAGCATCCCGGCGACGGCCACCGCCCGCGCCGAGTTGGTCAGCCGTGCCGAGGGAGTCCTCGCCGGATCGGAGTGCATCGTCGAAGCCTTTCGCCAGGCCGACCCGGAAGCCGGCATCGTCATGCACCGAGCCGACGGTGACCGTCTCACACCGGGCGCGTCCATCGCCACGATCACCGGGAACGCGCGCGCGATCCTGCGCGCCGAGCGCATCGCGCTGAACTTCGCGCAACGACTCAGCGGTATCGCCACCCTCACCGCCCGATACGTCGACGCGGTGGCGGGCACGGGCGCGCGCATCGCCGACACGCGCAAGACCACCCCCGGCCTTCGGATGCTCGAACGCGCCGCCGTGCGCGCCGGCGGCGCCCACAATCACCGCTTTTCGCTATCGGACGCGGTGATGCTGAAAGACAACCACCTTGCCGTGCTGGCGCAGCAGGGGCTGGACCTCACTGAGGCGATTCGGGCCGTGCGGGCCCGGATTCCGCACACGATGCATCTCGAGGTGGAGGTCGACCGTCTCGACCAGTTGCCTGCCGTCCTGGAGGCCGGTCCCGACACGATCATGCTTGACAACTTCAGCCTGGACGACCTGCGAGCCGGGATTGCGCTGATCGACAGGCGTGCAATTGTCGAAGCGAGTGGGGGAGTGACCCTGGACACCGTGCGTGCGATCGCTGAGACCGGGGTCGACGTGATTTCGGTGGGGGAACTCACCCACAGCGCGCCATCGCTCGACTTAGGGCTCGACTTCGCACCCGATGGCGCAGCTTCCGAGGGGTGA